The following proteins are co-located in the Maridesulfovibrio sp. genome:
- the der gene encoding ribosome biogenesis GTPase Der translates to MLPTIALIGRPNVGKSTLFNRLLRKKRAITHDMPGITRDRIYAEGNYNGVHYALIDTGGLVMESDNDSEEFQGDIFEQAREAIEEAQALILVVDGRSGITQLDEQVAAYIRQSNKPILLLVNKVDGSELEAQATADFHALGFEMMAVSAEHGFNLLELREKVADMALATGIEYQEEDEEAKGLKIAMLGRPNAGKSSMVNALTGEQRVIVSDIAGTTRDSVDVTFESGGKVYTFVDTAGVRRRTNITDTIERFSVVRALKSSTKADITVMVVDALAGITKQDKRLLEYLLREAVPFIIAVNKIDLVSKSERNLLREGFERALRMANHVPVVYTSCISKSGLGGILPLASRLKAECSLRISTGQLNRIMKEIIEKHQPPVVKRRRAKFKYMTQADDEPPTFIFFINDEKLIKTSYHRFLENRLRKILNVKHAPLNIVFRSTFRAKEDIVHK, encoded by the coding sequence ATGCTGCCAACCATCGCACTTATCGGACGTCCCAACGTAGGGAAGTCCACCTTATTTAACCGACTTCTGAGGAAGAAAAGGGCAATCACCCACGATATGCCCGGTATTACCCGTGACCGCATTTATGCCGAAGGTAATTACAACGGCGTTCATTACGCATTGATCGACACCGGTGGTCTGGTCATGGAAAGCGATAATGATTCAGAAGAATTTCAGGGCGACATCTTCGAACAGGCCCGTGAAGCCATCGAAGAGGCTCAGGCCCTTATTCTTGTTGTGGACGGACGTAGCGGAATAACCCAGCTTGATGAACAGGTTGCCGCATACATCCGCCAGAGTAACAAACCCATCCTGCTGCTGGTCAACAAGGTTGACGGTTCTGAGCTGGAAGCGCAGGCCACTGCTGATTTTCATGCCTTAGGCTTTGAAATGATGGCTGTTTCTGCAGAACACGGCTTTAACCTGCTTGAACTGCGTGAAAAGGTTGCCGATATGGCCCTTGCCACCGGAATTGAGTATCAGGAAGAAGATGAAGAGGCCAAAGGCCTTAAAATCGCCATGCTTGGTCGTCCCAACGCAGGTAAGTCTTCCATGGTTAACGCCTTGACCGGTGAACAGCGTGTTATCGTCAGCGATATTGCCGGAACAACCCGTGACAGCGTAGACGTAACCTTTGAGAGCGGTGGAAAGGTTTATACCTTTGTAGACACTGCCGGGGTACGCCGTCGGACCAATATTACCGATACTATTGAGCGGTTCAGCGTTGTGCGCGCCCTGAAGAGCAGTACCAAGGCCGACATTACCGTAATGGTTGTGGATGCTCTGGCCGGGATCACAAAGCAGGATAAGCGTCTGTTGGAATACCTGCTGCGTGAGGCCGTTCCGTTCATCATCGCGGTCAACAAGATCGACCTTGTTTCCAAATCCGAACGTAATTTGCTGCGTGAAGGCTTTGAGCGTGCTTTGCGCATGGCGAACCATGTTCCGGTCGTTTATACTTCCTGTATTTCCAAATCCGGCCTGGGCGGAATCCTGCCTCTTGCCAGCAGGCTGAAGGCAGAGTGTTCTCTGCGTATTTCCACCGGACAGTTGAACCGGATCATGAAGGAAATCATCGAGAAGCATCAGCCTCCGGTTGTCAAACGCAGAAGGGCCAAGTTTAAATACATGACTCAGGCTGACGATGAGCCGCCAACCTTTATTTTCTTCATTAACGATGAGAAACTTATCAAGACTTCTTATCACCGTTTTCTGGAAAACAGGCTCAGGAAGATTCTGAATGTGAAGCATGCTCCTTTAAATATTGTGTTCAGGTCTACTTTTAGAGCAAAAGAAGATATAGTTCATAAATAA
- the gatB gene encoding Asp-tRNA(Asn)/Glu-tRNA(Gln) amidotransferase subunit GatB gives MTQFETVIGLEVHAQLKTKTKIFCGCSTEFGKDPNENVCEVCSGMPGVLPVLNEKVMEYAAKMGLATNCTVNQKSIFARKNYFYPDLPKGYQISQFDLPICEHGHLDISWEDADGEKHGKRIGITRIHMEEDAGKNIHSAAENASFVDLNRTGVPLIEIVSEPDMRSADEAVAYLKSLRSILLYLGICDGNLEEGSFRCDANISVRPVGQKEFGTRAELKNINSFRNIHKAIRYEVARQIDLIEDGEKVIQETRLYDADKGTTHSMRGKEEAHDYRYFPDPDLVPLVIADEWLGEWQTSLPELPAERKARFIDDMELTEDDAELVSSEKDIADYFEEVLAIHDDPKKVVNWIKGDFLRELNQSEMTVAECKFKPELMAKLIQLVEKDVISIKIGKDIFSDVFTEGLDPEKYVKDKGLVQISDSSSLEAVVDKVLAENPDEVEAFKGGKKKLMSFFMGQIMRETKGKANPGMVSKMITEKLS, from the coding sequence ATGACTCAGTTTGAAACAGTGATCGGGCTTGAGGTTCATGCCCAGCTTAAGACCAAGACCAAAATTTTCTGCGGTTGTTCCACTGAATTCGGTAAGGACCCCAACGAGAACGTCTGTGAAGTCTGCTCCGGCATGCCCGGCGTGCTTCCGGTTCTTAACGAAAAAGTTATGGAATACGCCGCCAAAATGGGGCTGGCTACCAATTGTACCGTGAACCAGAAATCAATCTTCGCCCGAAAGAACTATTTTTACCCCGACCTGCCTAAAGGCTACCAGATTTCCCAGTTCGACCTGCCCATCTGCGAGCACGGTCATCTTGATATTTCATGGGAAGATGCGGACGGCGAGAAGCATGGTAAACGTATCGGTATTACCCGTATCCATATGGAAGAAGATGCCGGTAAAAACATCCACTCCGCTGCTGAAAATGCAAGTTTCGTGGATTTGAACCGTACAGGTGTGCCGCTTATCGAGATCGTCAGTGAGCCTGATATGCGCAGTGCTGATGAAGCAGTTGCTTATCTCAAGTCTCTGCGCTCTATCCTGCTTTATCTCGGTATCTGCGACGGTAACCTTGAAGAAGGCTCCTTCCGCTGCGACGCAAATATTTCCGTACGTCCCGTTGGCCAGAAGGAATTCGGTACCCGTGCCGAGCTGAAGAACATCAACTCCTTCCGTAACATTCATAAGGCTATCCGTTACGAAGTTGCCCGTCAGATAGATCTCATCGAAGACGGTGAAAAGGTCATTCAGGAAACCCGCCTTTACGATGCAGACAAAGGTACCACCCATTCCATGCGCGGCAAGGAAGAAGCACACGATTATCGTTACTTCCCGGACCCGGATCTCGTGCCGCTGGTCATTGCCGATGAATGGCTGGGAGAATGGCAGACTTCACTGCCCGAGCTGCCTGCTGAGCGCAAAGCCCGGTTCATCGATGATATGGAACTCACCGAAGATGATGCTGAGCTTGTCAGCTCTGAAAAAGATATTGCCGATTATTTTGAAGAAGTTCTTGCAATTCACGACGATCCCAAGAAGGTCGTGAACTGGATCAAGGGTGACTTTTTACGCGAACTTAACCAGTCCGAAATGACTGTGGCTGAGTGCAAGTTTAAACCGGAACTGATGGCTAAGCTGATTCAGCTGGTCGAGAAGGATGTCATCAGCATCAAGATAGGTAAGGATATTTTCAGCGATGTATTCACTGAAGGTCTTGATCCTGAAAAATATGTCAAAGACAAGGGACTGGTACAGATTTCCGACAGCTCCTCCCTTGAAGCTGTGGTCGACAAGGTTCTGGCCGAGAACCCTGATGAAGTTGAAGCATTCAAGGGCGGCAAGAAAAAGCTGATGAGCTTCTTCATGGGCCAGATCATGCGTGAGACCAAGGGTAAGGCCAACCCCGGCATGGTCAGCAAGATGATTACCGAAAAACTTTCCTAA
- a CDS encoding MltA domain-containing protein, protein MKKNISSIRLLAVFCLFSVFLCGCAAKVNTLPKKRVVSQHTKTKVWKSKKESGKFISGPVRYSKLPEQAATLAARRLSVQSQSMGTWRDLGPQIRKSIEYVQRNPSGGLALKRNELRLTWGQLRKSLEDFERLLPRLDRNPELLGKYFVWYELQSGAEMTGYYTPVIEASLTKTGQYKYPVYRLPPDLRKARPGQTHPWSEQLRKAYRVENGKILPYHSRRDIDINKVLAGRGLEVAWLKDPVDLFYMHVQGGGVLRLPDGRLRTAVFSGSNGRPFKGLGSIMLHSGVLKKSQLSREKIKSWLLDNPKQMWELMAKNESYIFFKVTRGQPQAAIGKPLKSMVSLATDPQLIPLGSIVGFRTDIFPKQGKLARRVNGIGLAQDTGKAIKGTRLDYYIGTGNQFKYPAHHLKKQVPVYLLISKSALRR, encoded by the coding sequence ATGAAAAAAAATATTTCAAGCATCAGATTGCTGGCGGTTTTTTGCCTGTTTTCAGTCTTTCTTTGCGGCTGTGCCGCCAAGGTAAACACTCTTCCTAAAAAGAGAGTTGTATCGCAGCATACCAAAACCAAGGTTTGGAAAAGCAAAAAAGAAAGCGGAAAGTTTATTTCCGGTCCTGTTCGTTATTCCAAATTACCGGAACAGGCAGCAACCCTTGCTGCTCGCAGGCTTTCCGTGCAAAGCCAGAGTATGGGCACTTGGCGTGATCTCGGTCCGCAGATTCGTAAGTCAATTGAATATGTGCAGCGGAATCCTTCCGGCGGATTGGCCCTCAAACGCAATGAGCTGCGGCTTACATGGGGACAACTACGTAAGTCATTGGAAGACTTTGAAAGATTGTTACCCCGTCTGGATCGGAATCCGGAGTTGCTTGGCAAGTATTTTGTCTGGTATGAACTCCAGTCCGGTGCGGAAATGACCGGTTATTACACTCCGGTTATTGAAGCCAGCCTGACCAAGACAGGTCAGTATAAATATCCGGTGTACAGGCTTCCGCCCGACCTGCGTAAAGCACGTCCGGGCCAGACTCATCCATGGTCGGAGCAGTTGCGCAAAGCTTACCGGGTTGAAAATGGCAAGATACTTCCGTATCATTCCCGCCGTGACATCGACATCAATAAGGTTCTCGCGGGGAGGGGGCTTGAGGTCGCTTGGCTTAAAGACCCTGTAGACCTGTTCTATATGCACGTGCAGGGGGGCGGTGTTTTGCGTCTTCCCGATGGAAGGTTGCGGACCGCTGTTTTCAGCGGTAGTAACGGCAGGCCGTTCAAAGGGCTGGGCAGTATCATGCTTCACAGCGGGGTGCTGAAAAAAAGCCAGCTTTCCCGCGAAAAGATCAAGTCATGGCTGCTAGATAATCCCAAGCAGATGTGGGAGTTGATGGCCAAGAATGAAAGTTACATTTTTTTCAAGGTAACCCGCGGTCAGCCGCAGGCAGCAATCGGCAAGCCTCTTAAATCAATGGTCAGCCTTGCTACCGATCCGCAGCTCATTCCGCTCGGTTCTATTGTCGGTTTCCGCACGGATATTTTTCCAAAGCAAGGAAAACTTGCCCGCCGGGTTAACGGCATCGGACTGGCTCAGGATACCGGGAAAGCAATCAAAGGAACTCGTCTTGATTATTATATCGGGACCGGGAACCAATTCAAATATCCCGCACATCATCTGAAAAAGCAGGTGCCTGTATATTTATTGATAAGTAAATCTGCCCTGCGCAGATAG
- a CDS encoding CHASE2 domain-containing protein: MLLVSALVLLPSFFDRMESTLYDMRIRLAGNIPAASDIVLLNIDDASLEELGKWPWDRGIHGQAIETLTRCDAKLIAYDIVFHGQGSKGGDARLIQAVRQGRVLLPAGFSLISEPEKIILPLNEYKVALSKSLLDSPTPSLNEISQADRAFMPLPSLADSAIGIGHISASPDEDGVLRRIPLLISLNGAPLPSIDLRTAMGIMDIKYAEWTDGQLKLSDENGREITIPLDQQGHMAVNFVGLWGHGFTSLSFHDVIAASGDEEAEADLRNIIKGKTVFIGLTSSGSTDIGPTPIASAEPLVTIHSNAVNTILQQKFIRNAPQWSVLLIAIFMVGLICLLSVRFGPRKFVIASALLIILYAAGNAVLFVTTGIMLNLSGILYLAGSTFLVTLGFKSLLLYAENEEQRIEKEKLQVQLDAAARIQSHFWPKNPDLGNGDSIYAYCSPALFVGGDFYDIIDLEDGSWMIYLADVSGKGLPAALVMASAWTQIRSHAPKYKSPDKLLCAVNNDIFPFLERDSNFVTVFILRYFPDSGLLQWVNAGHMPPLIINKDGKKEVKGKTGLPLGVMDDTKYELAETVLRTGESCIMMSDGVTEAEDSEKNLFGDERVLETLLNGDPESRGERLAKAVSNWRNGIEQNDDTTIVEVRKG; encoded by the coding sequence ATGCTGTTGGTTTCCGCTCTGGTACTGCTCCCTTCTTTTTTCGACCGCATGGAATCCACTCTTTACGACATGAGGATCAGGCTCGCTGGAAATATTCCTGCAGCAAGCGACATTGTGCTGCTTAATATTGATGACGCAAGTCTTGAAGAGCTGGGTAAATGGCCGTGGGACAGGGGAATCCACGGGCAGGCAATTGAAACTCTGACCCGCTGCGATGCAAAGCTGATTGCTTATGACATTGTTTTCCACGGACAGGGCAGTAAAGGAGGCGACGCACGCCTGATACAAGCGGTCCGGCAAGGCCGGGTTCTGCTGCCAGCCGGATTCAGCCTGATCAGCGAGCCGGAAAAAATAATATTACCTCTTAATGAATACAAAGTAGCGCTGAGCAAATCGCTGCTGGACAGTCCTACCCCCTCTCTTAATGAGATAAGTCAGGCTGATCGGGCTTTCATGCCCTTACCGTCCCTTGCCGACAGCGCCATCGGGATAGGCCATATTTCCGCCTCTCCCGATGAAGACGGAGTCCTGCGCCGCATACCTTTGCTCATCAGTTTAAACGGCGCCCCACTGCCTTCAATTGATCTGCGCACGGCCATGGGAATTATGGATATCAAATATGCTGAATGGACAGATGGACAATTGAAACTAAGCGACGAAAACGGAAGAGAGATTACCATTCCACTTGATCAACAGGGGCACATGGCAGTGAACTTTGTCGGCCTCTGGGGGCACGGTTTCACCAGCTTATCATTCCATGATGTGATCGCAGCATCCGGCGATGAAGAGGCCGAAGCGGATTTACGCAATATCATAAAAGGCAAGACTGTTTTTATCGGCCTGACATCTTCCGGCAGCACGGATATAGGCCCGACCCCTATCGCCAGTGCGGAACCGCTGGTCACGATCCATTCCAACGCAGTAAACACCATCCTGCAGCAAAAATTCATTCGCAATGCTCCTCAATGGAGCGTGCTGCTCATTGCAATATTCATGGTGGGTCTTATCTGCCTGCTGTCTGTCCGATTTGGGCCCCGCAAATTTGTCATAGCCTCGGCTCTTTTGATAATTCTGTATGCAGCTGGCAATGCTGTGCTGTTTGTTACCACCGGGATAATGCTTAACTTGAGCGGCATTCTTTACCTTGCAGGCAGTACATTTCTGGTAACGCTTGGATTTAAATCACTATTGCTTTATGCCGAAAACGAGGAGCAGCGCATTGAAAAGGAAAAGCTGCAAGTACAACTGGATGCCGCAGCCCGCATACAATCCCACTTCTGGCCCAAGAACCCAGACCTTGGTAATGGGGATTCCATCTACGCATACTGCAGTCCGGCCCTGTTCGTGGGCGGAGACTTTTACGACATTATCGATCTGGAAGACGGATCATGGATGATCTATCTTGCCGATGTCTCAGGCAAAGGACTCCCAGCCGCACTGGTCATGGCCTCAGCCTGGACCCAGATTCGCTCTCATGCTCCAAAATACAAGAGTCCTGACAAACTGCTCTGCGCAGTAAACAATGATATTTTCCCCTTCCTTGAAAGGGACAGCAACTTCGTAACAGTATTCATTCTGCGCTATTTCCCCGATTCGGGCCTGCTGCAATGGGTAAATGCAGGCCACATGCCGCCGCTGATAATAAACAAAGACGGAAAGAAAGAAGTAAAAGGAAAGACGGGATTACCGCTCGGTGTAATGGATGACACAAAATACGAACTAGCTGAGACCGTACTGCGAACCGGCGAATCCTGCATAATGATGAGTGACGGAGTAACTGAAGCTGAAGACAGCGAGAAAAATCTATTCGGAGATGAACGGGTACTTGAAACGCTGCTCAACGGCGACCCCGAGTCAAGGGGAGAACGGTTAGCCAAAGCAGTCAGCAACTGGCGAAACGGTATTGAACAGAATGATGACACTACTATTGTTGAAGTAAGGAAGGGGTAG
- a CDS encoding response regulator transcription factor, producing the protein MLNLVTVVIADDHALVREGLKTILKSQSGISVLGMAENGEEAVRLCRRLNPDVALMDLSMPIKSGVQAIQELSGEGKTKFLALTAHVEPDHIYSALDAGASGYVLKTSSSKELVMAIETVMQGKVYLAPDISAEVAKGFLQRERSNSCDSLESLTEREREVLKQVLAGYKNREIADLLVISVKTVEKHRSNFMKKLGLRSKSELKAYGEELKGKGIYL; encoded by the coding sequence ATGCTAAATTTGGTTACAGTTGTTATTGCCGATGATCATGCGCTGGTCAGGGAAGGGCTGAAGACGATACTCAAGTCTCAATCTGGAATCAGTGTCCTTGGGATGGCTGAGAACGGTGAAGAGGCGGTGCGTCTGTGCAGGCGTTTGAATCCGGATGTGGCGCTTATGGATCTCTCTATGCCTATCAAGAGCGGCGTACAGGCCATTCAGGAGCTTTCCGGCGAAGGCAAGACAAAGTTTCTGGCCCTCACTGCCCATGTTGAGCCTGACCATATATACTCGGCTCTTGATGCCGGAGCCAGCGGTTACGTTCTCAAGACTTCTTCCAGTAAGGAACTGGTCATGGCTATAGAAACTGTCATGCAGGGCAAAGTCTATCTTGCTCCGGATATTTCAGCGGAAGTGGCGAAAGGATTCCTGCAGAGGGAACGCAGCAATAGTTGTGATAGCCTTGAGTCTCTTACCGAACGTGAACGTGAGGTCTTGAAGCAGGTTCTTGCGGGCTATAAAAATCGAGAAATTGCCGATCTGCTGGTCATCAGTGTTAAAACAGTGGAAAAGCATCGTTCAAATTTCATGAAGAAGCTTGGCCTGCGTTCCAAATCAGAGCTTAAGGCTTACGGTGAAGAGCTTAAGGGAAAGGGCATCTATCTCTAA
- a CDS encoding CHAT domain-containing protein: MKNYCLLYIMLLALLLCPTHAAAKKPDWVKGLKKGQSCLQQENYECAIKAYSKTLKQIPRRKSARPLFQCYSGLGNAYKSQARYGLAEENYLKALEIAEKMGENDPAGMICMRLAEISGKWGDRKSVKKHLKKAEHFLKDSNNTKNLTVLNTALAIFYLKEKEHAESEKYMLKALEFANESASFKLQSKTWNRLGKIYLKSKQLDKAEHAFLQGLKINEQLGNEEIVAENLTDITKINIERQNLDQAKSNADRALAINTRLGRKKNIADDLHLLGVIAYDKGDYNSAIDSLNKAVQIKNKLRETAQGSRKRTYLASQINSYNRLIDAYSARKDTSGFFDTFEMSRARQLAETIGDNDTETHFLLPEFQEIIPEQSAVLMFSVTGKNRLRLLAVDQNKSLVKRLRFKEFTEAVNQFQTVMTAQLNTQTTGERGFKSSNKKKVEKLPPIENIMEAVTRYRTFLSDPADIHKQDRILLAKELYSLLLEGAAQITSGKKRLIIIPDGPLALIPFETLQTTSNNYLVQDFEIGYVQSAAILKVLGERNSNRKDLSIIALGGAEYEKHNPSSTPKNVCEDEALDEKIVIAFKNRQPLNFAYSCLELDRFSDLPGTADEIEKISSIFKQSTLIKGSDVNEKYLRKLSDSGALNKAGIIHFAVHGIAVPTRPELSALVLSRTQGDDSNDGFLNAAEIRKLKIGADFVNLSACETGLGALVRGEGVVGLTHAFLTAGAGAMSVSLWNVSDRSAVDFMTDMYGKVEKGSAFEQALSATKKDFINGKFGKRMKKPYYWAPFVYYGR; this comes from the coding sequence ATGAAAAACTATTGTCTGCTCTATATTATGTTGCTTGCCCTGCTTCTTTGCCCTACCCACGCTGCGGCTAAAAAACCGGACTGGGTAAAAGGATTAAAGAAAGGACAATCCTGCCTGCAACAAGAGAACTATGAATGCGCCATAAAAGCATACTCCAAAACGCTGAAACAAATTCCCCGGCGTAAAAGTGCCCGACCGCTTTTCCAGTGTTATTCGGGACTCGGCAATGCATACAAATCGCAAGCCCGCTATGGCCTTGCCGAAGAGAATTATTTAAAAGCCTTGGAAATTGCTGAAAAAATGGGTGAAAATGATCCGGCCGGAATGATCTGCATGCGGCTGGCGGAAATATCCGGAAAATGGGGGGACCGTAAGTCTGTAAAAAAACACCTTAAGAAAGCTGAGCATTTTTTAAAAGACAGTAATAACACAAAAAATTTAACTGTTCTTAATACGGCTTTAGCCATATTTTATCTTAAAGAAAAAGAGCATGCTGAATCTGAAAAATATATGCTCAAAGCACTTGAGTTTGCTAATGAAAGTGCCTCTTTTAAGCTGCAATCCAAGACATGGAATAGACTTGGAAAGATCTATCTGAAAAGTAAGCAGCTTGACAAGGCCGAACATGCCTTCCTTCAGGGATTGAAAATTAACGAACAGCTGGGAAACGAAGAAATTGTTGCTGAGAATCTGACCGACATAACAAAAATCAATATTGAGAGGCAAAATCTTGATCAGGCAAAAAGTAATGCCGACCGTGCCCTTGCCATCAACACCCGACTGGGACGTAAAAAAAACATCGCTGATGATCTGCACCTTTTGGGAGTCATTGCTTATGATAAAGGGGACTATAATTCAGCCATCGACTCCCTGAACAAAGCAGTTCAGATCAAAAACAAGCTGCGGGAGACAGCTCAGGGAAGCCGTAAAAGAACCTATCTTGCCAGTCAGATCAATTCATACAACAGACTTATTGATGCCTACTCCGCACGCAAAGACACATCCGGTTTCTTTGACACATTTGAAATGAGCCGGGCCCGCCAGCTTGCCGAAACAATTGGTGACAACGATACAGAAACTCATTTCTTACTACCTGAATTCCAAGAAATAATTCCAGAACAATCCGCTGTGCTTATGTTCAGCGTAACCGGTAAAAACCGTCTGCGTTTACTGGCCGTTGACCAGAATAAATCCTTAGTCAAAAGGCTGCGTTTTAAAGAATTCACAGAAGCGGTAAACCAATTTCAAACCGTTATGACCGCTCAGCTTAACACCCAGACAACAGGGGAACGCGGCTTCAAATCTTCGAACAAGAAAAAGGTTGAAAAGCTTCCACCAATTGAAAACATCATGGAAGCTGTGACCCGCTATCGCACCTTCCTGTCTGATCCGGCGGATATACATAAACAGGATCGCATACTTCTGGCGAAGGAACTCTACAGCCTGCTTCTTGAAGGCGCAGCACAGATAACATCCGGCAAAAAAAGACTAATAATTATACCTGACGGACCGCTGGCTTTGATTCCATTTGAAACACTGCAAACGACTTCGAATAATTATTTAGTTCAGGATTTCGAAATCGGCTATGTACAATCTGCAGCTATACTTAAAGTTCTGGGGGAAAGAAACAGCAACCGCAAAGATCTTTCCATCATTGCACTGGGAGGAGCTGAATATGAAAAGCATAACCCTTCATCTACACCTAAAAACGTGTGTGAAGATGAGGCGCTTGATGAGAAAATAGTTATTGCTTTCAAGAACCGTCAGCCACTCAATTTTGCCTATTCATGCCTTGAACTGGATCGCTTTTCAGATCTCCCCGGCACTGCTGATGAGATTGAAAAAATATCATCCATTTTCAAACAATCCACCTTGATTAAAGGGAGTGATGTTAACGAAAAATATCTGCGCAAACTTTCCGACAGCGGAGCTCTGAATAAGGCCGGGATAATACATTTTGCCGTACACGGCATAGCGGTTCCCACCCGCCCGGAACTTTCAGCGCTGGTTCTTTCACGCACCCAAGGAGATGATTCAAATGATGGTTTTCTCAATGCTGCCGAAATCCGCAAACTAAAAATAGGCGCAGACTTCGTCAATCTTTCCGCATGTGAAACAGGATTGGGAGCACTTGTCCGTGGTGAGGGGGTGGTTGGGCTTACCCACGCCTTTCTCACTGCAGGAGCCGGTGCCATGTCTGTTTCCCTATGGAATGTATCAGACCGCTCAGCCGTGGACTTCATGACTGATATGTATGGCAAGGTCGAAAAAGGCAGCGCTTTTGAGCAAGCGCTGTCCGCCACCAAAAAAGATTTCATCAACGGCAAATTCGGGAAAAGAATGAAGAAGCCTTACTATTGGGCTCCTTTCGTGTATTATGGACGATAA
- a CDS encoding DUF4384 domain-containing protein produces the protein MIVKRASITASMCLLLIIFTATAFAAKPEVNLKTDKTEYIEGEELNITLTPLQDCNVLLLYVTASGETIRIVPSGTGINGKVVGGKEYRTPAAGENRGLYISEPFGKERIILYASFAELPTLAGEEIGDGLYLIPGGEKEADRLLPDASKTIWKLETFSKGERGRFRKSAPLAPIDMTGSAGRDVKVKKDTPE, from the coding sequence ATGATTGTTAAACGCGCATCCATAACCGCAAGTATGTGCTTGCTTCTCATAATATTCACTGCAACCGCTTTTGCCGCCAAGCCGGAAGTAAATCTTAAAACCGATAAAACTGAATATATTGAGGGAGAAGAACTCAACATCACCCTCACTCCGTTGCAGGACTGCAATGTACTGCTGCTCTACGTAACCGCCTCAGGAGAGACAATCAGGATTGTCCCTTCAGGGACCGGAATTAACGGAAAAGTTGTCGGAGGCAAGGAATACCGGACTCCGGCGGCCGGAGAAAACCGGGGGTTATACATATCAGAACCGTTCGGCAAAGAAAGAATCATCCTCTACGCCAGCTTTGCAGAACTACCTACCCTTGCGGGCGAAGAGATCGGCGACGGTTTATATCTCATCCCCGGTGGAGAAAAAGAAGCTGACAGACTTTTGCCCGATGCCTCCAAGACCATCTGGAAACTGGAAACATTCTCCAAAGGAGAAAGAGGCCGTTTCCGCAAGTCCGCCCCTCTGGCACCTATCGATATGACCGGATCAGCCGGTCGTGATGTTAAGGTAAAGAAAGATACTCCAGAGTAG
- the mtnA gene encoding S-methyl-5-thioribose-1-phosphate isomerase — MTEHIQFSPEKDALVLLDQRYLPTREDWFDCKTTDDIVEALVVMVVRGAPAIGVTAAYGCYLAGREVAGSADWKAELEKNLDKIENARPTAVNLRWAVREMKRIWAEAGDVSLDELCDIWLKRAKEIHVDDIRMCEDIGKFGGELMDDGDTIMTHCNAGALATAGYGTALGVVRGAVDQGKKVSVIANETRPFLQGARLTAYELHRDGIPVKVACDNACALLMKKGLVQKVVVGADRIAANGDAVNKIGTYGVALLAREFGIPFYVAAPVYTIDPETPTGDDVPIEDRTPTEVTHVGDHRITPEGVEVFNFAFDPTPNELIAGIITEKGVLRPPYTEAIKKLFEEE; from the coding sequence ATGACCGAGCATATTCAGTTTTCCCCTGAGAAAGACGCCCTCGTACTGCTGGATCAGCGTTACCTGCCCACCCGCGAGGATTGGTTCGACTGCAAAACTACTGACGATATCGTTGAAGCTCTTGTTGTTATGGTTGTGCGCGGTGCTCCCGCTATCGGCGTGACCGCAGCCTACGGCTGTTACCTTGCAGGCCGCGAGGTTGCCGGAAGTGCAGACTGGAAAGCAGAGCTGGAAAAGAATCTCGATAAGATCGAAAATGCCCGTCCTACCGCAGTCAACCTGCGCTGGGCTGTGCGCGAAATGAAACGTATCTGGGCTGAAGCCGGTGATGTTTCCCTTGATGAGCTTTGCGATATCTGGCTCAAGCGTGCCAAAGAAATCCACGTTGATGACATCCGGATGTGCGAAGACATCGGCAAGTTCGGCGGCGAGCTCATGGATGACGGCGACACCATCATGACCCACTGCAACGCCGGTGCGCTGGCTACCGCCGGTTACGGCACTGCTCTCGGTGTTGTGCGCGGTGCAGTTGATCAGGGCAAGAAGGTTTCCGTTATTGCCAACGAAACCCGTCCCTTCCTGCAGGGTGCACGCCTCACTGCATATGAACTTCATCGTGACGGTATCCCGGTAAAGGTTGCCTGCGATAACGCCTGTGCGCTGCTGATGAAAAAAGGTCTGGTCCAGAAAGTTGTTGTAGGTGCTGACCGTATTGCCGCTAACGGTGATGCTGTGAACAAGATCGGAACCTACGGCGTAGCTCTGCTGGCCCGTGAATTCGGCATTCCTTTCTACGTTGCCGCTCCGGTCTACACCATCGACCCCGAAACACCCACCGGTGACGATGTGCCCATCGAAGACCGTACTCCTACCGAAGTAACCCACGTGGGCGATCACCGCATCACTCCCGAGGGTGTGGAAGTCTTCAACTTTGCCTTTGATCCGACTCCCAACGAACTAATCGCCGGGATCATCACCGAAAAAGGCGTTCTGAGACCTCCTTACACCGAGGCTATCAAAAAGCTTTTTGAAGAAGAGTAA